A window of the Desulforapulum autotrophicum HRM2 genome harbors these coding sequences:
- a CDS encoding formate--tetrahydrofolate ligase: MALDPTKHADWEIAQDAEKDMLTIYEIGEKLGLTKEELLPQGHYIAKIDFRAVLARLKDKPDGKYIDVTAITPTPLGEGKSTSSMGLVQGLGKLGKSVCAAIRQPSGGPTMNIKGSAAGGGLAQCIPLTPFSLGFTGDINAIMNAHNLAMVALTSRMQHERNYTDEQLERLSGMKRIDIDPTRVEMGWIMDFCCQSLRNIIIGIDGVNGKSDGYMMKSKFGIAVSSEVMAILAVAKDLKDMRERMGKIVVAYTKKGKPVTTEDLQVAGAMTAWMVDALNPSLIQTLEGQPVLVHAGPFANIAIGQSSIIADRVGLKLADYHVTESGFGADIGFEKFWNLKCRFSGLKPDCAVIVATIRALKCHGGAPVPVPGKPMPEEYNTESVEWVEKGCANLLHHIRNVRKAGISPVVCINAFYSDTDAEIAKVRELSEAEGARVALSRHWEKGGDGAIEFAETVIEACEEETEFKFLYELDMPLKERIELIAKEVYGADGVDYSNEANASLARIQADPELAKLGMCMVKTHLSLSDNPSLKGVPTGWRLMIREVLTYGGAGFIVPVAGTISLMPGTGSNPAFKRVDVDCETGKVEGVF; this comes from the coding sequence ATGGCATTAGATCCAACCAAACATGCAGACTGGGAAATTGCACAGGATGCAGAAAAAGACATGCTCACGATTTACGAGATTGGCGAAAAACTTGGACTGACCAAGGAGGAGCTACTTCCCCAGGGCCACTACATCGCAAAGATTGATTTTCGTGCAGTTCTGGCGCGTCTGAAAGATAAACCCGATGGAAAATACATTGACGTGACAGCCATTACCCCCACCCCCCTTGGCGAAGGAAAATCTACCTCGTCCATGGGTCTTGTCCAGGGTCTTGGAAAGCTGGGTAAAAGCGTCTGTGCCGCCATCCGTCAACCTTCAGGTGGACCCACCATGAACATCAAGGGATCTGCCGCTGGTGGTGGTCTTGCCCAGTGTATTCCCCTGACGCCTTTTTCCCTTGGATTTACCGGTGACATCAATGCCATCATGAACGCCCACAACCTTGCCATGGTAGCCCTTACATCCCGCATGCAGCATGAAAGAAACTATACGGACGAGCAGCTTGAGCGGCTGTCCGGCATGAAACGTATTGACATCGATCCCACACGGGTTGAGATGGGTTGGATCATGGATTTCTGTTGCCAGTCATTGAGAAATATCATCATCGGTATTGATGGTGTTAACGGTAAATCCGACGGTTACATGATGAAATCCAAGTTCGGAATTGCCGTATCCTCCGAGGTTATGGCCATTCTTGCCGTTGCCAAGGATCTCAAGGACATGCGTGAGAGAATGGGCAAGATCGTTGTTGCCTATACTAAAAAAGGTAAGCCCGTAACCACTGAAGATCTTCAGGTGGCCGGTGCCATGACCGCATGGATGGTTGATGCCCTTAATCCTTCCCTCATCCAGACCCTTGAAGGCCAGCCGGTTCTTGTTCATGCAGGACCCTTTGCCAACATTGCCATCGGCCAGAGTTCCATCATTGCAGACCGTGTGGGTCTCAAGCTTGCCGACTACCACGTCACAGAGTCTGGATTTGGTGCTGACATCGGATTTGAGAAATTCTGGAACCTGAAGTGCCGTTTTTCCGGATTGAAGCCCGACTGTGCCGTTATCGTTGCTACCATCCGTGCCCTTAAATGCCACGGTGGCGCTCCTGTTCCCGTCCCCGGAAAGCCCATGCCCGAAGAGTACAACACAGAAAGTGTAGAGTGGGTTGAGAAGGGATGTGCCAACCTCCTTCACCATATCAGAAACGTCAGAAAGGCGGGTATCAGCCCGGTTGTCTGCATCAATGCGTTTTATTCAGATACCGATGCTGAAATCGCCAAGGTTCGTGAACTCTCTGAAGCAGAGGGTGCAAGGGTTGCCCTTTCCCGTCACTGGGAAAAGGGTGGTGACGGCGCAATTGAGTTTGCTGAAACCGTTATTGAAGCCTGTGAAGAAGAAACAGAGTTCAAGTTTCTCTATGAGCTTGACATGCCCCTTAAAGAGAGAATCGAACTCATTGCCAAGGAAGTTTACGGGGCTGACGGCGTTGACTACTCCAATGAGGCAAATGCTTCCCTTGCCAGAATCCAGGCTGATCCCGAGTTGGCAAAGCTTGGGATGTGCATGGTAAAAACCCATCTTTCCCTTTCAGACAATCCTTCACTCAAGGGTGTTCCAACAGGCTGGAGACTCATGATCAGGGAAGTTCTGACCTACGGCGGTGCAGGCTTTATCGTACCTGTAGCAGGAACCATCAGTCTCATGCCTGGAACCGGGTCCAACCCGGCATTCAAGCGTGTTGATGTTGATTGTGAAACTGGAAAGGTTGAAGGCGTATTCTAA
- a CDS encoding acetyl-CoA decarbonylase/synthase complex subunit delta translates to MGFEITKESYAGAIKGITIGKGDGAITVGGQTSYPFYQFEGEMPNKPVIAMEIWDMEPEEWPATVIEPFKDVLNDPAAWAKKCVEEYGADLIVLQLKSIDPNDKNATADEAAATVKKVIAAIKVPLVVWGCAAPAKDEEVLKKIAMECDGENLILGPVEEKNHKGIGAAAMGYKHTIISSSPIDVNLAKQINILLENLGMPLDKVIVDPTTGGLGYGMEYSYSVMERLSMAAMTQGDDKLQLPMINNLGNEIWKCKEAKQSAEEAPELGDPERRGILMEAVGAVTYLMAGSSILIMRHPESIKLVKSFINLAADGGSSLDIAPITKRLDDVEIDFAALAPAPDLTMEAEKKAAPVKAAAAPAAAPAAAPAAAPAAAPAAAAAPAEDAVEAAAKGLGIDLAALLTKRGCTKQDIQHTADQHKLTLAQVIEKLNA, encoded by the coding sequence TTGGGATTTGAAATCACGAAAGAATCCTATGCCGGAGCTATAAAGGGAATTACAATTGGTAAAGGGGATGGAGCCATCACAGTGGGAGGGCAGACCAGCTATCCGTTTTATCAATTTGAGGGTGAAATGCCCAATAAGCCCGTTATTGCCATGGAAATCTGGGACATGGAGCCCGAAGAGTGGCCGGCTACAGTTATTGAACCGTTTAAAGATGTTCTCAATGATCCTGCTGCCTGGGCCAAAAAGTGTGTGGAGGAATACGGCGCAGATCTTATTGTTCTTCAGCTCAAGAGCATCGACCCCAACGACAAGAATGCCACGGCAGACGAAGCAGCTGCAACGGTAAAAAAAGTAATTGCGGCCATCAAGGTACCTCTGGTTGTATGGGGATGCGCTGCACCTGCAAAGGACGAAGAAGTTCTCAAAAAGATTGCCATGGAGTGTGACGGCGAGAACCTGATCCTCGGCCCTGTAGAGGAAAAGAATCACAAGGGCATTGGCGCCGCAGCCATGGGTTACAAACACACCATCATCTCTTCTTCTCCCATTGACGTCAACCTTGCAAAGCAGATCAACATTCTCCTTGAGAATCTGGGCATGCCCCTTGACAAGGTCATTGTTGATCCCACCACGGGTGGTCTTGGCTATGGCATGGAATACTCCTACTCCGTCATGGAGCGACTGTCCATGGCTGCCATGACCCAGGGCGATGACAAACTTCAGCTGCCCATGATCAACAACCTTGGCAACGAAATCTGGAAATGCAAAGAGGCTAAACAGTCCGCTGAAGAAGCACCTGAGCTTGGGGATCCGGAACGACGCGGCATTCTCATGGAGGCTGTCGGAGCCGTAACCTACCTCATGGCCGGTTCCAGCATTCTGATCATGCGTCATCCAGAGTCCATAAAGCTTGTCAAATCATTTATCAACCTTGCCGCAGACGGCGGATCTTCATTGGATATTGCTCCAATTACGAAACGGCTGGATGACGTTGAGATTGATTTTGCAGCCCTTGCTCCTGCACCTGATCTTACCATGGAGGCTGAGAAAAAAGCGGCCCCGGTTAAAGCTGCTGCCGCTCCTGCTGCTGCTCCTGCCGCTGCTCCTGCTGCTGCTCCTGCCGCTGCTCCTGCTGCTGCTGCTGCTCCTGCTGAAGATGCAGTTGAAGCTGCTGCAAAGGGCCTTGGAATTGACCTTGCTGCTCTGCTTACAAAACGAGGATGCACAAAACAGGATATCCAGCACACTGCAGATCAGCATAAGCTGACGCTTGCCCAGGTCATTGAAAAACTAAACGCTTAA
- a CDS encoding bifunctional 5,10-methylenetetrahydrofolate dehydrogenase/5,10-methenyltetrahydrofolate cyclohydrolase — protein sequence MAEVLKGKPVADALKAELTKNIEALKKDKGITPKLGIIRVGARPDDLFYEGGAKKTCAAVGMDCEIFEYPEDIDQASFEKAVTEVGAKKDVNGILMFSPLPKNLDERKIRTLIPVEKDVDCLTTGGAAKVFTDDATGFPPCTPTACMEMLHFYDIPIKGKKCVVVGRSLVVGKPLAMLLLREHGTVTICHSRTENLPGVCQDADILIAAVGRAKMVKADFVKKGQIVIDVGINADPDRPGKYCGDVDFETVEPVVTKITPVPAGVGSVTTSVLCKQTFMACQMQNA from the coding sequence ATGGCAGAAGTTTTAAAGGGAAAACCTGTAGCAGATGCCCTCAAGGCAGAGCTGACCAAGAATATTGAGGCACTGAAGAAGGACAAGGGAATCACACCGAAACTTGGCATCATTCGTGTCGGTGCACGTCCCGATGACCTTTTTTATGAAGGCGGCGCCAAAAAGACCTGTGCAGCCGTTGGCATGGACTGTGAAATTTTTGAGTACCCCGAAGACATAGACCAGGCATCTTTTGAAAAAGCAGTCACGGAGGTCGGTGCAAAAAAAGATGTAAACGGCATCCTCATGTTTTCGCCCCTGCCCAAGAACCTTGATGAACGGAAAATCAGGACCCTGATTCCCGTGGAAAAAGATGTGGACTGCCTGACAACAGGGGGTGCGGCAAAGGTCTTTACTGACGATGCCACGGGTTTTCCTCCCTGTACACCAACGGCCTGCATGGAGATGCTTCATTTCTATGATATTCCCATCAAAGGCAAAAAATGTGTTGTTGTCGGCAGATCCCTTGTGGTTGGGAAACCCTTGGCCATGCTTCTTCTGCGCGAGCATGGAACGGTAACCATTTGCCATTCAAGAACCGAGAATCTGCCTGGTGTATGCCAGGATGCCGATATTCTCATCGCGGCCGTTGGACGGGCAAAAATGGTAAAGGCAGACTTTGTCAAAAAAGGCCAGATCGTCATTGATGTCGGCATCAATGCCGACCCTGACAGACCCGGCAAGTATTGTGGTGATGTTGATTTTGAGACGGTTGAACCCGTGGTCACAAAAATCACCCCTGTTCCTGCCGGAGTCGGCTCGGTAACCACATCCGTACTCTGCAAACAGACCTTTATGGCATGCCAGATGCAAAACGCCTAG
- the acsB gene encoding acetyl-CoA decarbonylase/synthase complex subunit alpha/beta, whose protein sequence is MSKLIAFAAIQGGYKVVSEVEGLYQKALATFSADTKVEFPNTAYYLPVIYSLTGLKVETLEDIKKPLAFARGLLPPHVRGKNHLPYLGPLLDAGMAGIIAYEIKEALRIVNQPDFYIAQEDPDIEAGKIWTGPADDTILRKRGVEFVDGSAPGFAAIVGAAPNPEIAKMIVEDYQKKSLYIFCAANHNGNTVIEQLIEAGVQIGWNTRIVPFGPDISSAVFALGFANRAAMTFGGVQPGDHKKILMYNKERIFAFVNALGDIGTEWGVAAAGCVNWGFPTIADTDIPEILPTGICTYEHVVTNVPHDEICQKSIEVRGLKVTVSDIDIPMSFGPAFEGERVRGADLHAQCGGGKTQCTELVKMAQMNEIEDGKIIIDGPDVGDLKVGDTFPLGIFVQIAGREFQSDFEPILERQIHHLVNYIQGIMHIGQRDISWVRISKSAMEKGFTLKDIGVVLHAKFHQDFTKILDKVQVTLYTKQADVDKLTATARDEYHTRDSRVDKMKDEDVETYYSCSLCQSFAPNHVCTVSPERTGLCGAYNWMDCRAAFEINPTGPNQPIEKGECLDPKLGQWKGVNDFVYKASRGAVARYNLYSMVVDPMTTCGCCECIAAMLPGCNGVMTVGRDYPGETPCGMKFTTLAGVMGGGASSPGFVGHSKHNITQGKFILGDGGLLRMVWMPKMLKEEIKDRIEKRGAEMGCPGLYDMIADETVGITEEEILPFLKEKGHPALTMESLIG, encoded by the coding sequence ATGTCAAAATTAATAGCATTTGCAGCTATTCAGGGTGGATATAAAGTAGTTTCAGAGGTAGAAGGACTTTATCAGAAAGCACTTGCTACCTTTAGCGCAGACACAAAAGTTGAATTTCCAAATACAGCCTATTACCTTCCGGTCATCTATTCTTTGACTGGATTAAAGGTTGAGACACTGGAAGACATCAAAAAACCCCTTGCCTTTGCCAGGGGACTGCTTCCCCCCCATGTCAGGGGAAAGAACCACCTTCCCTACCTCGGACCACTCCTTGATGCCGGAATGGCAGGCATCATCGCCTATGAGATTAAAGAGGCATTAAGGATCGTTAACCAACCTGATTTCTACATTGCCCAGGAAGATCCCGACATTGAGGCCGGCAAAATCTGGACAGGTCCTGCAGATGATACCATCCTCAGGAAAAGGGGTGTTGAGTTTGTTGACGGTTCCGCTCCCGGATTTGCAGCCATTGTCGGTGCCGCTCCCAATCCTGAAATTGCCAAGATGATCGTGGAAGATTACCAGAAGAAGAGTCTCTACATCTTCTGTGCAGCAAACCACAACGGCAATACAGTGATCGAACAGCTCATTGAGGCAGGTGTGCAGATCGGCTGGAATACCCGTATCGTACCCTTTGGTCCTGACATTTCGTCCGCCGTATTTGCCCTTGGTTTTGCCAACAGGGCTGCCATGACATTCGGCGGTGTTCAACCTGGGGATCACAAAAAGATCCTCATGTACAACAAGGAAAGAATTTTTGCCTTTGTAAACGCATTAGGTGATATTGGAACCGAGTGGGGCGTTGCAGCAGCAGGTTGCGTCAACTGGGGTTTCCCCACCATTGCCGATACAGATATTCCTGAAATCCTGCCCACGGGTATCTGCACCTACGAGCATGTGGTAACCAATGTTCCCCATGACGAGATCTGCCAGAAATCCATTGAAGTCAGGGGTCTCAAGGTGACGGTTTCCGACATTGATATTCCCATGTCCTTTGGACCGGCGTTCGAGGGAGAACGGGTTCGAGGAGCCGATCTTCACGCCCAGTGCGGCGGCGGCAAAACCCAGTGCACCGAGCTTGTTAAAATGGCCCAGATGAATGAAATCGAAGATGGCAAGATCATCATTGACGGTCCAGATGTGGGAGATCTCAAGGTGGGTGACACCTTTCCCCTTGGTATCTTTGTCCAGATTGCCGGTCGTGAATTCCAGAGCGATTTTGAGCCCATCCTGGAACGTCAGATCCACCATCTGGTCAACTACATCCAGGGCATCATGCACATAGGCCAGAGGGATATTTCCTGGGTGCGTATCTCCAAGTCTGCCATGGAAAAAGGCTTTACCCTCAAGGATATTGGTGTGGTTCTCCATGCCAAGTTCCACCAGGATTTTACCAAGATTCTGGACAAGGTCCAGGTCACCCTCTACACCAAGCAAGCGGATGTGGATAAACTCACGGCAACGGCAAGGGATGAGTACCATACCCGTGATTCCAGGGTGGATAAAATGAAAGACGAGGATGTGGAGACCTACTACTCCTGTTCGTTGTGCCAGAGTTTTGCCCCAAACCATGTTTGCACGGTCAGCCCTGAAAGAACCGGGTTGTGCGGGGCCTACAACTGGATGGACTGCAGGGCCGCCTTTGAGATCAACCCCACAGGCCCCAACCAGCCCATTGAAAAGGGAGAATGCCTTGATCCAAAGCTGGGTCAGTGGAAGGGCGTCAACGACTTTGTCTACAAGGCATCCAGGGGTGCTGTTGCCCGTTACAACCTATACTCCATGGTCGTTGACCCCATGACCACCTGCGGCTGCTGCGAGTGCATTGCTGCCATGCTGCCCGGCTGCAACGGTGTCATGACCGTTGGCCGTGATTATCCAGGAGAAACCCCCTGCGGCATGAAGTTCACCACCCTTGCAGGTGTCATGGGCGGCGGTGCTTCCTCTCCCGGATTTGTGGGGCACTCCAAACACAATATCACCCAGGGCAAATTCATCCTTGGGGATGGTGGGCTCCTCAGAATGGTCTGGATGCCCAAGATGCTCAAGGAAGAGATCAAGGATCGTATTGAAAAAAGAGGCGCTGAAATGGGTTGTCCAGGACTCTATGACATGATTGCCGATGAGACCGTTGGCATCACAGAAGAAGAGATCCTGCCCTTTCTCAAGGAGAAAGGCCATCCCGCTCTGACCATGGAATCCCTTATTGGATAA
- a CDS encoding cyclodeaminase/cyclohydrolase family protein translates to MPDKSCKDFIDVLASKSPVPGGGGAAAMGGAIGMALSNMVGNLTVGKKKYADVEEEVKDLVKKGEKIIAELEILVDKDAEVFEPLSKAYGLPRSTPEEIEFKNNTMEQCCKTACSVPMEIMRKSYQGIKIHERMGQIGTMIAISDVGCGVAFMKAALVSGSLNVIINLNAIKDETFKKATREEMTQLLEDGKKIADATFDLVVSKLTK, encoded by the coding sequence ATGCCAGATAAATCCTGCAAGGACTTCATTGATGTTTTGGCTTCCAAAAGCCCCGTTCCCGGTGGCGGCGGTGCTGCAGCAATGGGCGGCGCAATTGGTATGGCGCTTTCCAACATGGTCGGAAACCTGACCGTCGGCAAAAAAAAATATGCCGATGTCGAAGAAGAGGTTAAAGACCTGGTCAAAAAAGGCGAAAAAATCATAGCTGAACTTGAAATTCTTGTGGACAAGGACGCAGAGGTATTTGAACCCCTTTCCAAGGCCTATGGACTTCCAAGGAGCACTCCTGAAGAGATTGAATTCAAGAACAACACCATGGAACAATGCTGCAAAACTGCCTGTTCTGTGCCCATGGAGATCATGCGCAAATCATATCAAGGCATCAAAATCCATGAAAGAATGGGTCAGATCGGCACCATGATTGCCATATCAGATGTGGGTTGCGGTGTTGCCTTTATGAAAGCTGCCCTTGTTTCAGGCAGCTTGAACGTCATTATCAACTTAAATGCCATCAAAGATGAAACGTTCAAGAAAGCAACTCGAGAAGAGATGACTCAGCTTCTGGAAGATGGAAAAAAGATAGCCGATGCGACCTTTGATCTTGTGGTTTCTAAATTGACAAAATAA
- a CDS encoding iron-sulfur cluster assembly scaffold protein, producing MADRLDQFLDDLQDKIFDEARNALGEQGFERWQNPRFRGRLDDYDVHGHALGDCGDSMDIYFKFERDRVVEASYMTDGCGSSNVCGSFAAEMTIGMGAEELADITGDMILAKLGNMPEDDRHCAFLAAGTVQEALRIYMTGSRERKGKA from the coding sequence ATGGCAGATAGACTGGATCAATTCCTTGATGATCTCCAGGATAAAATTTTTGATGAGGCAAGAAATGCCCTTGGTGAACAGGGATTTGAACGTTGGCAAAATCCAAGGTTCAGGGGCCGACTGGACGATTATGACGTTCACGGTCATGCTCTGGGCGATTGCGGCGATTCCATGGATATTTATTTTAAATTCGAAAGGGACCGGGTGGTTGAAGCCTCTTATATGACCGATGGCTGCGGGTCAAGTAATGTGTGCGGGTCCTTTGCTGCAGAGATGACCATTGGCATGGGTGCCGAAGAGCTTGCAGACATTACAGGAGATATGATACTGGCAAAGCTGGGCAATATGCCCGAGGATGACAGACATTGTGCCTTCCTTGCAGCCGGAACCGTGCAGGAGGCATTGCGGATTTATATGACAGGTTCCAGGGAACGTAAGGGTAAAGCCTGA
- a CDS encoding methylenetetrahydrofolate reductase, producing the protein MRVGNLYKNQSDPSVSFEFFPPRDDKAESSFYGVVDALSALNPAYMSMTFGAGGSTSEGSFQAVKRMMIEKNLPMVAYIAGYGLGPHEITEVLDRYKALGVETIFVIRGDKPRTDGFTPHPESFAHASDLIRFISDRYDFDLGCAGYPEGHVQAESLEKDVEYLRLKQDNGAQYVVAQYFYDNDSFYRYVDLCRKSGITIPIIPGIMPIYTVKLTRMLCKLCGSTLPTGLREKLDSLTNDKSEAVADLGVNFAFDQCRDLVLKGVDGLHFYTMDRSGSVLKIVQRLKDDGLFK; encoded by the coding sequence ATGAGAGTTGGAAATCTTTATAAAAATCAGTCCGATCCCAGTGTCTCCTTTGAGTTTTTTCCTCCCAGGGACGATAAGGCTGAATCTTCTTTTTATGGGGTTGTTGATGCGCTTTCCGCTTTAAATCCTGCCTACATGTCAATGACCTTTGGGGCAGGCGGGTCAACCAGCGAGGGGTCCTTCCAGGCGGTTAAACGTATGATGATTGAAAAGAACCTGCCCATGGTTGCCTATATCGCAGGTTATGGTCTTGGACCCCACGAGATCACCGAGGTGCTTGACCGGTATAAAGCACTGGGGGTTGAGACCATCTTTGTGATCCGGGGAGACAAACCAAGAACAGATGGCTTTACACCCCATCCGGAAAGTTTCGCCCATGCTTCAGATCTGATCCGGTTTATAAGCGATCGTTATGATTTTGACCTTGGGTGTGCAGGCTACCCTGAAGGCCATGTCCAGGCCGAAAGCCTTGAAAAGGATGTTGAATATCTCAGGTTGAAGCAGGACAATGGTGCTCAATACGTGGTTGCCCAGTATTTTTATGACAATGATAGTTTCTATCGCTATGTTGACCTTTGCAGGAAATCTGGTATAACCATTCCCATTATCCCAGGCATCATGCCCATATACACGGTCAAACTGACCCGTATGCTGTGTAAGCTTTGCGGTTCGACCCTTCCGACCGGTTTAAGGGAAAAGCTTGATTCACTGACCAATGACAAGTCAGAAGCCGTGGCAGACCTTGGTGTTAATTTTGCCTTTGATCAGTGCAGGGATCTTGTGTTAAAAGGGGTAGACGGGTTGCATTTTTATACCATGGATCGATCCGGGTCTGTCCTTAAGATTGTTCAACGGCTTAAGGATGATGGATTGTTCAAGTAA
- the cooS gene encoding anaerobic carbon-monoxide dehydrogenase catalytic subunit, with amino-acid sequence MAEAKKAKVAKAEKAMKLADPKEATIDVASQQMIVRAQELGVDTVFDRAVNMKPCSIGAQGICCKNCSMGPCRLPLPKGGIEGKDTRKSLCGATPNTIAARNFIRMIAGGASAHSDHGRGVAEVFLAAARKETDAYQIKDTVKLKALAPTLGVATTVEVDGETQDRDIYEIAVEVGEAALNEWGKPEGELLNLKRAPEALYEKWKKLGVLPRNIDREIVEIMHRTHIGVDQDYKNLMKQGTRAAIADGWGGSMLATDLQDVLFGTPFPIQSEANLGVMKEDHVNLILHGHEPILSEIVVSVAQSQEMIDYAKTKGAKGIQLSGICCTANELLQRHGIPTAATFLQQELAIITGACDAMVVDIQCIMENIANVAECFHTKIITTHPIARMEEQSVLHIEFDEHHAVEDAKRIVKIAIDNFENRNREVMIPSQKATQIAGFGVESIQYHLGGTFRGSYYTLNDNIINGRIRGIAGVVGCNNARTKHNDGHVRVVKELIKNDVIVLTTGCNAIACAMEGLLTPEAAAVHCGPGLAEVCETVGIPPVLHLGSCVDNSRILLAATEVVKAGGLGHDICDLPVAGSAPEWMSEKAISIGHYFVASGVYTVFGVTLPTSGAPVFHDYLCKQFEGLTGGMWDLEIDPIKHAQKMIAHIDKKRKELGIDKARERVLMDMADRQALEA; translated from the coding sequence ATGGCAGAAGCAAAAAAAGCAAAAGTTGCCAAAGCAGAAAAGGCAATGAAACTGGCAGACCCTAAGGAAGCAACAATTGACGTAGCATCCCAGCAGATGATTGTCCGTGCCCAAGAACTTGGAGTTGATACGGTTTTTGACAGGGCTGTCAATATGAAACCCTGTAGTATTGGTGCCCAGGGGATCTGCTGTAAAAACTGTTCCATGGGACCCTGCCGCCTGCCGCTTCCCAAGGGCGGGATTGAAGGTAAGGACACAAGAAAGAGCCTTTGCGGCGCAACCCCCAATACAATTGCAGCACGTAACTTCATCAGAATGATCGCAGGTGGCGCATCTGCCCATTCAGACCATGGCAGGGGTGTTGCTGAAGTATTTCTAGCTGCAGCCCGCAAGGAAACTGATGCCTACCAGATCAAAGACACGGTGAAACTCAAAGCCCTTGCACCCACCCTTGGTGTGGCAACCACCGTTGAGGTTGACGGTGAGACCCAGGACAGGGACATCTATGAGATCGCCGTTGAAGTCGGTGAAGCTGCCCTGAATGAATGGGGAAAACCCGAAGGCGAATTGCTCAACCTCAAACGGGCACCTGAAGCCCTTTATGAAAAATGGAAAAAATTAGGCGTTCTCCCGAGAAACATTGACAGGGAGATTGTCGAAATCATGCACCGGACCCACATTGGTGTTGACCAGGACTACAAGAACCTGATGAAACAGGGCACCCGGGCTGCCATTGCCGACGGCTGGGGCGGATCCATGCTGGCAACGGATCTCCAGGACGTTCTTTTTGGAACCCCCTTCCCCATCCAGAGTGAGGCCAACCTTGGCGTCATGAAAGAGGATCATGTTAACCTTATTCTCCATGGCCATGAGCCCATTCTTTCTGAAATTGTCGTTTCCGTGGCCCAGAGCCAGGAGATGATTGATTATGCCAAGACCAAGGGCGCCAAGGGTATCCAGTTGAGCGGCATCTGCTGCACAGCCAATGAACTCCTCCAGCGCCACGGTATTCCAACGGCGGCAACCTTTCTCCAGCAGGAACTTGCCATCATCACCGGTGCCTGTGACGCAATGGTTGTGGACATCCAGTGCATCATGGAAAATATTGCCAATGTTGCTGAATGCTTCCATACCAAAATCATCACCACTCATCCCATCGCAAGAATGGAAGAGCAGAGCGTTCTCCACATTGAGTTTGACGAGCACCATGCAGTGGAAGATGCAAAGCGCATCGTTAAAATCGCCATCGACAACTTTGAAAATCGTAACAGGGAAGTAATGATTCCCTCCCAGAAGGCCACCCAGATCGCAGGATTTGGTGTGGAGTCCATTCAGTATCATTTGGGCGGAACCTTCAGGGGCTCCTACTACACCTTGAACGATAATATCATCAACGGTCGCATCAGGGGTATTGCCGGTGTTGTTGGTTGCAATAATGCCAGGACAAAACATAATGACGGTCATGTCAGGGTTGTCAAAGAACTGATCAAAAATGATGTCATTGTTCTGACCACCGGTTGCAACGCCATCGCCTGCGCCATGGAAGGTCTGTTGACACCTGAGGCTGCTGCAGTTCATTGCGGACCCGGTCTTGCTGAAGTTTGCGAAACAGTTGGAATTCCACCGGTCCTTCACCTGGGATCCTGCGTTGACAACTCAAGGATTCTGCTTGCTGCTACAGAAGTTGTAAAGGCGGGTGGCCTTGGCCATGACATCTGTGATCTTCCGGTTGCAGGAAGCGCCCCTGAATGGATGAGTGAAAAGGCCATCTCCATTGGTCACTACTTTGTGGCCTCCGGTGTTTATACCGTCTTTGGAGTCACCTTACCCACATCCGGTGCACCTGTTTTCCATGACTACCTGTGCAAACAATTTGAAGGCCTTACCGGCGGCATGTGGGATCTTGAAATTGATCCCATCAAGCATGCCCAGAAGATGATTGCCCACATCGACAAAAAGCGTAAAGAACTTGGCATTGATAAGGCAAGGGAAAGGGTCCTCATGGACATGGCCGATCGCCAGGCCCTGGAAGCATAG